Below is a genomic region from Desulfomonilia bacterium.
ATATATTGCTTTGCACCCATCTCGAGCCTTAGCAGGCCTTAAAGCAAAGGGACGATATTTGCCTGGGAACCTTTGAGCTTGGCCGTTATCAGAAGTTTTGCGGATTGCAGCAGGTCCACTTTGGCCATCCGGGTCGGGTGAACACCCATGTGTTTGCACAGGCCGGCTGTTGACAGAGCCAGATTGTTGCATCCGGGGCTCATGGTCACAGCCCGTTTGCCCAGGCGTTTCTGCAGGATAAGGCCGTAATCCTGTATGGCGCACCCGCCTGCGATGTGAACTCTTCCGGTAATCCTGTCCACCTTTTCTTTCTCGATACCCTTGCCCATCAGGATGGTAAAGCCTCCCTTTCCATTATAGTCGCGGTAGATCATCTCAACGATGCTCTCAGTGTTGCGGCGGCACCCCTCCTTGCAGCACCGCTCGGCCCCCCTGAGAAATGTGACGTCCGGCGGGTAGTCATCGAGCAGTTCGCAGGTGAGCTGTTTTTTCCTGGCATCGAGCAGGTCGCGGTTTACTATCTCGATGCTGTTTATATCCCCTGTACCCAACCCAGTTGATGCAGCCAGTTCCAGGTGCCTGACGTCCTTGAGATCAAAACCCATCAGGGCTGCGCCGACCACATCTGTTGCAAGAGGGTCGATGCCGCCGATCAGAAGATCCATCGGAACTACGCACTTGCCTGCATTGTATCCGGTAGGGTAATGGCCGTGATTGGTGGCGATCAGACCGTCGATCAATGCGAAGTCTGGCCTGATAACCCGGTAGATGTCCGCGAACTTCTGATGGATGCGATAGTTGTGGTCCGCTATGCGGCTCTTCTGGTGCACGAGCCCGAACTGATTTTTGATTGAGAGCGTGACCTGAGACATGGAATGCGTCTTGAGCTTCGGGATCGAGAGGTAGAAGTTGCCGGCGCGTTCATTTATAAGCCGTTCACTGACAAAAGCAGAGATATCGATAAATTCCTCGAGCCCTTCCAGAAAAACCGGAACACTCGCTGTTTCGTCAAGGTAGACAGGCGTAGCACCGGTTTCCCTGCAGACATCGTTATAGCCGGTGACATGAAAAACCAGACGGGTGAAGTTGGCCTGGGTGCAGTTTTCCATCACATAGACATCACGCGCACCGCAGCTTTTGAAATAGAGGATGGTCTGCCGCAGTACCTCCGGGTCGGTATATACAAAGGGCTCTGAGCCCACGCCGTTTACCTTGATGTAAACATCGCGGCTGGAGCGCAGAAGTCTGGCTCCTCCTCCGAAATGTTCGAAAATCGCACGCACGGCAGCGGCAATACCCGGTCTGGTGTCGGCAAGCATGACCTCTGTCTTTGGTTCATATGTTTTTATGGATTTCTTCATATTTCACTCCTTCAAAAGTATTTTTATTTCATCAGTCAACTCTACTTACATCTGTTTGTGCTTGACGGCCAGAATTTCCTTCATATGTTTGCTCATACGGCGGGACTTCATGCATTACACATTGAGCGGCATCTGATTTCCGTTCATTTACAGCGAAAAAATCTTATGATGGAACCTGATTGATATACGTATATTACGCTCTTTATTTAGGTGAATAATTTCAGGACGATTACATAGACAATCTACAGGATGAGCTTGTAGCCGATCCCGTATACAGAGCAGATAATCTCCCTGTCCGGTATGCACACCATGATCTTTTTCCTGAGATTCTTGATATGGGAATCGATGGTTCTGTCATATCCCTCATAATCATATCCCTGAATCATGCTTATGAGTTCATTACGGGAAAATACCCGGCCCGGAGACTTGATGAGAATCCTCAAGAGGTTGAATTCGATAGGCGTTAGTTTAAGCAGTTGTCCGGCGGCAACAGCCTCATGCGTGTCCTCTTTCAGGATTATATCACCTTGTGTCTTTGCAGTAAGCCCTGCTGCTTCGAAGGTTGTTCTACGCAACGCGGCCTTGACGCGTGCCACCACTTCCCTTGGACTGAATGGTTTGCATATATAATCATCCGCTCCGATTTCTAGTCCAAGCACCCGGTCGACTTCATCCACGAGGGCCGTGATCATAAGAATCGGCACTTTGCTGAATGATCTTATCTCCCTCATGATATCCAGACCGTCTTTCCCGGGGAGCATGATGTCCAGCAAAACAAGGTCAGGTGTTGTTTGTCTGAAAGATTCGACAGCCTTTTCCCCGCTGGCAAGGCAGGTTACCTTAAAGCAGGCCTTTTCAAGGTAGTCTCTTAGTATCTCCCTCATTTTATCTTCGTCTTCTACGATCATTATATGGTTCATTATCTTTCATCCCTCCCATTATCACTGTTCGGATATTGGCAGTATGATTCTGATCTTCAATCCGCCGAGATTGGAGGTTTCTGCAATGATCCTGCCTTTCATGGCCTCGATGATACCCTTGCTGATGGATAGGCCAAGTCCGCTTCCGCCTTTCTGTCTTGAACGGGAAATGTCTGATTTATACAGGCGTTCAAACAGATAAGGCATTGATTGGGCAGGAACGCCGGGGGGCGAGTCCTCGAAGATCATATGAAGCTCATCGTCCTCGATTGAGAGGCCAGTTTTCAGTGTGCCGGGAGAATCCGTATATTTAAGGGTGTTTTCAAGTATGTTTGAAAAGACCTGTGCAAGCCTTTCGGAATCCCCCATTACCCTGATTTCAGGGCGGCAATCCGGGAATGGCAGAACCTTGATCCCTGACTGTTCGAACCGGGATTTGAACGCGGCTATCAAATTTCCGGCAATTTCAACAGGGTTGATATTTTCCATTCTCAAGGAAAGCACATTGCTGTCGATTATGGAAAGTGAATGAAGGTCATCAACGATCCTGCTTAAAAGCATCACTTCCGAATGTAGCGACTGGAGCGTTTCGTTGCTTAAATCCCTTATGCCATCCTGAGCTGCTTCGATTTCGGCCCGCATCACTGCAAGCGGTGTTCGGAGTTCGTGTGAAATGTCCGTTATCCACTGTTTGCGCATGAATTCGTAGCGCTCCAGCGTATCGGCCATTTGGTTGAATTCCATGGACAGCTGGCCCAGTTCATCTGAAGAATGTATGTCGATTCGGGTGTCGAACCTGCGTGATGTCAGAGCATGAGCGCCTTCTGCGAGCCTTTTAACGGGCAGCAGTATCTGTCTGGAAAGAAACAGGGATACCAGAGTTGCGAGGATAAGTATTATTATCCCGATAATTATAAAGGCCCGCGACTGGCGGTACAGGAATTTCATTTGAAGCGGGTCTGAGATGTGTTCAGGACGATGCAGACCAATCCATCCTACAGTTTTACCGTCAACGGCTATTGCCTTAAAAAAGTAATTCCCGGCCGAGTCCGTTTTGCCGAATACGGGATGTTTGTCTTTGTCAAAAAGCATTAGCCTTGGAATCATATCCAGGTGTGGAGGAAGGGGCATCTTTTCTGAGAGAGGTTGCCTGAACGATTCATCATCAGGCATATGAGGGGGAGCCATCTTTATTCTATGGGATTCCATTACTGAACGAAGGATTCCGTTCCATATCGCAGGGTTTGTCCGAATATGTTCCCAGTTTCCGTATCTTTTATACTCGGTTTCAAGACTTGCAATTGTATCATTCAACTGTTTAAGCTCAACATCACGGATATAATCTGAAAAATTGCGGATTGCATAGTAATGCATAATTCCGGACATAAGGACTACTATTACGATATAACTCAATAAAAATGCAAAAAACAGTCTGGTGTTGAGCTTCATGCAAATAATACTGTCTTCAACTCCCGGTTAATGTCCAGTTGTTTTTACGAAATTCACAGCAATCACATTTTTTCTCCATAGTATCTCCACAGTCTTATGGCACAACCGGGTCAAAATTAGAGAAGGGGTAGGGTGCTTATGAAAAGATCGTTTGTCATATTGGCGGTGATTCTTGCGGGGGGCTTTATATTTTCGATATTGGCATTTGGTTTTGATCCACCGACAGGACCGCCTCAGATGTCAGCAGCGAATATTGCACCTCCGTTAAATAACAAGAAAATGATTCCGCCAGCTAATCCGGGCATAAAACTTATTTATGATTATATACAGATGAATGTATTAGCAGAACTTACCGGATTAACGCAGGAAAACGTAAAGCAACTTCTTATAAGCAGCCCGCCCCAGGCTATACTTGAGGCATATGCGGTTTCGCCCGATGCATTTGGATCGGAAATGGATAAGGAGATAGCAAAACTTGTAAGCCAGGCTGCTTCTGCAGGAGTGATTAGCAGGAAGCAGGCCGATGAAATACAGAAGAAAATGAAAAGGAAACCGGCAGGTCCTCCGCCAAAATGAATAAAGAGAGCAGGGAAAACCCACCCCAAAATCCTCATTTTTAGTTTCCGTTTTGCCGGGCTGATAGACAGCCCGGCCATTTTTAAGAATGGGATTTGACAAAATGTATGACAAGAAATAAATGTATGAGATTAAATAATGGAGTAAGATATGAAAAATAATAATTCAAAGACAGAAGGGAATATGAAAATATACAAATATAAACTGATATATTTATTTGCTATAGTGATCCTGATGCTTCTCTCCGGCTGCGGTGGTGACGGCACATCATCCAGTGATTATGATACCGCACTCTTTATGACATACGCATGCACGAATCCTGATGAACCTATGAATGATCTTGTCTACGGAGATCTCATGAATGCCATGGATGCGATCATATCGAACGAAAGTCTTCAAATATATCTTTATAATTATTATGTTCAGCATGGAGAATTGCCTTCAACCGTGGATCTTGTCGCCCTTAAGGAACAGGGCCTGATTGATATTCCTGCCGGTA
It encodes:
- a CDS encoding DUF362 domain-containing protein; the protein is MKKSIKTYEPKTEVMLADTRPGIAAAVRAIFEHFGGGARLLRSSRDVYIKVNGVGSEPFVYTDPEVLRQTILYFKSCGARDVYVMENCTQANFTRLVFHVTGYNDVCRETGATPVYLDETASVPVFLEGLEEFIDISAFVSERLINERAGNFYLSIPKLKTHSMSQVTLSIKNQFGLVHQKSRIADHNYRIHQKFADIYRVIRPDFALIDGLIATNHGHYPTGYNAGKCVVPMDLLIGGIDPLATDVVGAALMGFDLKDVRHLELAASTGLGTGDINSIEIVNRDLLDARKKQLTCELLDDYPPDVTFLRGAERCCKEGCRRNTESIVEMIYRDYNGKGGFTILMGKGIEKEKVDRITGRVHIAGGCAIQDYGLILQKRLGKRAVTMSPGCNNLALSTAGLCKHMGVHPTRMAKVDLLQSAKLLITAKLKGSQANIVPLL
- a CDS encoding response regulator, which codes for MNHIMIVEDEDKMREILRDYLEKACFKVTCLASGEKAVESFRQTTPDLVLLDIMLPGKDGLDIMREIRSFSKVPILMITALVDEVDRVLGLEIGADDYICKPFSPREVVARVKAALRRTTFEAAGLTAKTQGDIILKEDTHEAVAAGQLLKLTPIEFNLLRILIKSPGRVFSRNELISMIQGYDYEGYDRTIDSHIKNLRKKIMVCIPDREIICSVYGIGYKLIL
- a CDS encoding ATP-binding protein, coding for MSGIMHYYAIRNFSDYIRDVELKQLNDTIASLETEYKRYGNWEHIRTNPAIWNGILRSVMESHRIKMAPPHMPDDESFRQPLSEKMPLPPHLDMIPRLMLFDKDKHPVFGKTDSAGNYFFKAIAVDGKTVGWIGLHRPEHISDPLQMKFLYRQSRAFIIIGIIILILATLVSLFLSRQILLPVKRLAEGAHALTSRRFDTRIDIHSSDELGQLSMEFNQMADTLERYEFMRKQWITDISHELRTPLAVMRAEIEAAQDGIRDLSNETLQSLHSEVMLLSRIVDDLHSLSIIDSNVLSLRMENINPVEIAGNLIAAFKSRFEQSGIKVLPFPDCRPEIRVMGDSERLAQVFSNILENTLKYTDSPGTLKTGLSIEDDELHMIFEDSPPGVPAQSMPYLFERLYKSDISRSRQKGGSGLGLSISKGIIEAMKGRIIAETSNLGGLKIRIILPISEQ